A genome region from Arachidicoccus soli includes the following:
- a CDS encoding DoxX family protein, which produces MKKNKIIYWITTSIIVAFDALMPALTFNMPLAKEGISHLGYPDYFRIELTIFKVIGGIILILPMIKPRYKEWAYAGFGISLIAACVANWTVDGFSGNAIFPLVILGILIVSYVYYHKTKYILIREKNN; this is translated from the coding sequence ATGAAAAAAAACAAAATTATTTACTGGATTACCACAAGTATTATTGTCGCATTTGATGCCTTAATGCCGGCCTTAACGTTTAATATGCCTCTCGCGAAAGAAGGCATTAGCCATCTAGGCTATCCGGATTATTTTAGAATTGAATTGACTATTTTTAAAGTTATAGGTGGCATTATTTTAATTCTACCTATGATAAAACCTCGTTATAAAGAGTGGGCTTATGCAGGTTTCGGCATCTCACTAATCGCTGCCTGCGTGGCTAACTGGACTGTAGATGGTTTTAGCGGCAATGCAATCTTCCCTTTAGTGATATTGGGTATTTTAATTGTTTCTTATGTTTATTACCACAAAACAAAATACATTCTAATAAGAGAAAAAAACAACTAG